In Hemiscyllium ocellatum isolate sHemOce1 chromosome 2, sHemOce1.pat.X.cur, whole genome shotgun sequence, a single window of DNA contains:
- the LOC132821629 gene encoding coiled-coil domain-containing protein 80-like: MSGRTLCLLLLLGLLAAGGESSPALPEQERPERAGSPAPGAGGGGPGRNGAPPNRRSGQPPLEATKAKLGALAKFFGKFRLLVLAAPDPSDNSYRLMEQQIDVKSRQLRCHLVARDLLVLVLFQEASASPGKLLTVSQEGEVSEEAVGAQEAAQIRQHLSLEEGQFGMVLLRKSMQLYERFPYAVRMEAVLETVDQMPLRKIESVTRRSQLLKCQGGRERKLGSRQSHHNRRGMVNRGMVNRTMSNRGMVNRTLINRTMSNRGMVNRTLINRTMSNRGMVNRTMSNRGTVNRRTVQRTMTNSRLRLASPNSQKLVHSKSAGSSGKLRTSAPGSRRTLGKRKGSATTLNSIGKRRADSPRSADTPKTSPTVPPGQQMMDQIKRKVQQMLVAKHQKPDQRRPILISQNRSQISRTGTHTYPIPWARSTSSPPVFSTMTFLNRPTAGTELGFQPENAVSLKRNQSQLSPAQTVRPGVFESNPSIVQSQDSFSIYQTLENFSSLPTALPHHTESGHWNNESPSVQPSLIGSSNPSDRVSHVPHQQETSASNSESHQTMDQWSDSLPRTTLPKTPRVPVTVQPIEDGTRDKAEGELGQLPPERGRGRQRQNNPISVRTRGRKGENKQEGNANKAVRNKGRKNRRNRKNKKNGSRNSKPIENRELMGFLQHFQNKRRLLLITAPRKDSKLYTHQRDEYLEHLCQLAVRKFSMIAILGSQSNSTLTVEHYQNENELALENPVSESANVELIAQLRREFGMSFDEFFMVLADYDMQVKQYFDVPIPVKILVDYVDTLPSRRLEIEEEKKNGVTCIEHNREVNINKFLSRLLWKRRMLIISSPSEEEWAFQQQLTALHGQACNLGIRHFTLLKLVGSGEDVSGSMEVFPLNGRAEVATEVLSSMLVKGLREHFQISEEHFMLFVIGKDGTINSWYLTPVWSLTNIYELVDSMRLRQEEVQLQETLGISCQEDEYSPHYRGYPEHG, translated from the exons ATGAGCGGCCGCACGCTTTGCCTCCTGCTGTTGCTGGGTTTGCTGGCCGCCGGGGGGGAGAGCTCGCCTGCACTCCCCGAACAGGAGAGGCCGGAGCGGGCAGGCTCCCCGGCTcccggggctggaggagggggacCCGGGAGGAACGGGGCTCCCCCGAACCGGAGGAGCGGCCAGCCGCCTCTGGAAGCCACCAAAGCAAAGTTGGGAGCCCTGGCAAAGTTCTTCGGCAAATTCCGGCTGCTAGTGCTGGCCGCCCCCGACCCCTCGGACAACTCCTACCGCCTGATGGAGCAGCAGATCGACGTGAAGAGCCGGCAGCTCCGCTGTCACTTGGTAGCCAGGGACCTCTTGGTCCTGGTCTTGTTCCAGGAGGCGAGTGCCTCCCCGGGCAAATTGCTCACCGTCTCCCAGGAAGGCGAGGTCTCGGAGGAGGCGGTGGGAGCTCAGGAGGCAGCTCAGATCCGGCAGCACCTGTCCTTGGAGGAGGGTCAGTTTGGAATGGTGCTGCTCAGGAAGTCCATGCAACTGTACGAGAGGTTCCCGTACGCCGTGAGGATGGAGGCTGTGCTAGAAACGGTGGACCAAATGCCCCTCAGGAAGATCGAAAGCGTGACCAGGAGAAGCCAGCTGCTGAAGTGCCAAGGTGGGAGGGAGAGGAAACTGGGCTCAAGACAATCCCACCACAACAGGAGGGGAATGGTCAACAGGGGAATGGTCAACAGGACAATGAGCAACAGGGGAATGGTCAACAGGACATTGATCAATAGGACAATGAGCAACAGGGGAATGGTCAACAGGACATTGATCAATAGGACAATGTCGAACAGGGGAATGGTCAACAGGACAATGTCGAACAGGGGAACGGTCAACAGAAGAACGGTCCAAAGGACAATGACCAACAGCAGATTGAGATTAGCTTCTCCCAATTCCCAGAAGTTGGTCCATTCTAAGAGTGCCGGTTCTTCAGGGAAACTGAGAACGTCAGCCCCAGGCAGCAGGAGGACACTGGGCAAACGGAAAGGTTCAGCCACCACCCTGAACTCGATTGGCAAGAGAAGAGCTGACAGCCCCAGGAGTGCAGATACACCCAAGACGTCTCCCACAGTGCCACCAGGACAGCAGATGATGGATCAGATCAAAAGGAAGGTGCAGCAGATGTTAGTGGCCAAACACCAGAAACCTGACCAGCGCAGGCCCATTCTCATCAGCCAGAATAGGAGCCAAATATCCCGGACAGGAACTCATACCTACCCCATACCCTGGGCCCGCTCTACTAGCTCACCTCCAGTGTTCTCAACCATGACTTTTCTTAACAGACCTACTGCTGGTACTGAACTGGGTTTCCAACCAGAGAATGCTGTCTCCCTGAAACGCAACCAATCTCAATTGTCACCAGCTCAGACTGTAAGGCCAGGAGTCTTTGAATCCAACCCAAGCATAGTTCAGTCCCAGGACAGTTTTTCCATTTATCAGACTCTGGAGAACTTTTCCAGTCTCCCTACAGCTCTGCCACATCACACTGAGTCAGGACATTGGAACAATGAGTCACCTAGTGTTCAACCCAGTCTTATTGGGTCCTCTAATCCCTCTGACCGAGTGTCTCATGTCCCACACCAACAAGAAACATCAGCCTCCAACTCTGAGAGCCACCAAACAATGGACCAGTGGTCAGATTCTCTCCCCAGGACCACACTTCCCAAAACCCCCAGGGTTCCCGTCACTGTGCAGCCCATTGAAGATGGAACTCGCGACAAGGCAGAGGGAGAGTTAGGCCAGCTGCCTCCAGAACGGGGGAGAGGGCGTCAGAGGCAGAATAACCCAATATCTGTACGAACCAGAGGCAGGAAAGGGGAGAACAAGCAAGAAGGTAACGCAAATAAAGCGGTCAGAAACAAAGGCCGGAAAAACAGGAGAAACCGCAAGAACAAGAAAAATGGCTCCAGAAACTCAAAGCCGATTGAGAACAGGGAGCTCATGGGATTTTTACAGCATTTTCAGAACAAGCGGAGATTGCTG CTTATTACAGCACCCAGGAAAGACAGCAAGCTCTACACACACCAAAGGGATGAGTATCTGGAGCACTTATGCCAACTCGCTGTCCGGAAATTCAGCATGATCGCTATCCTGGGCTCACAATCCAACAGCACCCTGACGGTGGAGCATTATCAGAATG AGAACGAATTAGCACTTGAAAATCCAGTTTCCGAATCTGCCAACGTTGAACTGATTGCTCAGCTACGAAGAGAATTTGGAATGTCATTTGATGAATTCTTTATGGTTCTGGCTGATTATGATATGCAAGTTAAG CAATATTTCGATGTCCCTATCCCCGTTAAGATTCTAGTGGATTATGTGGACACACTGCCTTCTCGGCGGCTAGAGATtgaggaagaaaagaaaaatggcgTCACCTGTATCGAACACAACAGGGAGGTCAACATCAACAAATTTCTTTCCAG GTTGTTGTGGAAACGGAGAATGTTGATCATTTCCTCTCCTTCTGAAGAAGAATGGGCATTTCAACAGCAGCTCACAGCATTACATGGCCAGGCCTGCAATCTGG GAATTCGCCACTTTACTCTGTTGAAGTTGGTGGGATCAGGTGAAGATGTTTCAGGATCTATGGAAGTGTTTCCATTGAATG GAAGAGCTGAAGTGGCGACGGAGGTGCTTTCCTCAATGCTGGTGAAAGGCCTTCGTGAACACTTCCAGATCAGCGAGGAGCACTTTATGCTGTTCGTAATCGGTAAAGATGGCACCATCAACTCCTGGTACCTGACTCCTGTCTGGTCGCTGACGAACATTTATGAACTGGTGGACTCAATGCGGCTGAGGCAAGAGGAGGTACAGCTTCAAGAGACGCTGGGAATCTCATGCCAGGAGGATGAATATTCCCCCCATTACCGTGGATACCCTGAGCATGGATAG